The following proteins come from a genomic window of Labeo rohita strain BAU-BD-2019 chromosome 25, IGBB_LRoh.1.0, whole genome shotgun sequence:
- the LOC127157040 gene encoding melanocortin receptor 4, translated as MNISESSADLGTVLPLTSFENVLLFLFNIILATTIIFINVSVFVSIVTNRSLRNENRFMYMLSTCLSDICTGVSYYYVGVMDVRDYYDSPTRTYYIALTFLGLSYMAILAAQSDRYHAVSAPLKYSQRMTRNRTLLVILIYWAHGFLIVAVNNLVPMGVAKRVTFFAAFVGNIFTVGIMIGLNVRLFCIAKFQLEREPPSEERDNKRASIYLIVIVAVCFLIAWLPLFLHVIVCNFTGSSCYTFKNEGTDPLRILARLNGVITPLLYIRGCTPLRSTLMMKVWRIPCYKSKGVKPQNMEKTI; from the exons ATGAATATTTCTGAGAGTAGTGCGGATCTCGGCACAGTGCTGCCTCTTACTAGTTTCGAGAACGTGCTTTTGTTTCTCTTTAATATTATTCTCGCCACCACCATCATTTTTATTAACGTGTCCGTGTTTGTCTCCATCGTGACGAACAGATCCCTGCGCAACGAGAATCGCTTCATGTACATGCTCAGCACGTGTCTCAGTGACATCTGCACGGGTGTCTCGTATTATTATGTTGGAGTTATGGATGTACGAGATTATTATGATTCCCCGACTCGCACTTACTACATTGCTCTTACTTTTCTGGGTCTGTCCTATATGGCGATTCTGGCCGCGCAGTCGGACCGCTACCACGCGGTCTCAGCGCCTTTGAAATACTCGCAGCGCATGACGCGAAACAGAACCCTGCTGGTGATTCTGATCTACTGGGCTCATGGTTTTCTAATAGTGGCTGTTAACAATTTGGTGCCTATGGGGGTTGCTAAAAGAGTGACGTTCTTTGCAGCTTTTGTGGGGAACATTTTCACTGTTGGTATTATGATTGGCTTGAACGTCAGGCTGTTCTGCATCGCCAAATTTCAGCTAGAACGCGAACCCCCGAGTGAAGAACGCGACAATAAACGCGCATCTATTTATCTCATCGTAATAGTGGCCGTGTGTTTTCTAATCGCGTGGTTGCCCCTTTTTCTTCATGTTATTGTGTGTAACTTCACGGGTTCTTCATGCTATACGTTCAAAAATGAGGGCACAGACCCTCTGCGCATTTTGGCGCGTCTCAATGGAGTCATCACACCATTGCTGTACATCAGAGGCTGTACTCCACTCAGGAGCACCTTAATGATGAAAGTCTGGAGAATACCATGCTACAAGAGTAAAGG AGTGAAGCCACAGAATATGGAGAAGACTATTTAA